One region of Campylobacter concisus genomic DNA includes:
- a CDS encoding DUF5309 family protein: protein MAITTTGFQAPATKREGLKPSVYENIILIGADETPILKLIGTSSVKGIEHSWLTDSLAAPKKNAQLEISDFDDQIKSSVQKTSNAVQIFTSNVSVSRSMQAVATYGGKELERETAKRAKEHKLDMEYAIFGLGRDADVKKSVFKAPSVRTDATAGEMAGLFYFLAKGAAAFAAGRRGNVVAFDSSGDWKGTPKELTEAVLSGLLQNIWDAGTTPKDVFIGADLKPAINKIATRQFGNEKNINSSVVSLDTDFGRVNFRLHRFLSPKYGLGDCIIAGDFDYMKNGLLVPTELKDVTTSKTAIQKRYYTESCIEVRNADAFAIGVGLKA, encoded by the coding sequence ATGGCAATAACAACTACTGGGTTTCAAGCCCCGGCAACAAAAAGAGAAGGGCTAAAGCCTTCGGTATATGAAAATATAATTTTAATAGGTGCTGATGAGACGCCTATACTTAAACTTATTGGCACTTCAAGTGTTAAAGGCATAGAGCACTCTTGGCTAACTGACAGCTTAGCTGCCCCAAAGAAAAACGCACAACTAGAGATTTCTGACTTTGACGATCAGATCAAATCAAGCGTGCAAAAGACTTCAAACGCAGTGCAAATTTTCACTTCAAACGTTAGCGTTTCAAGAAGTATGCAAGCAGTGGCTACTTATGGTGGCAAAGAGCTAGAGCGCGAGACAGCTAAAAGAGCAAAAGAGCATAAGCTAGATATGGAATATGCTATTTTTGGGCTAGGCCGTGATGCTGATGTTAAAAAGAGTGTCTTTAAGGCACCGAGTGTTAGAACTGATGCAACAGCTGGAGAAATGGCAGGACTATTTTATTTCTTGGCTAAAGGTGCAGCTGCATTTGCTGCTGGCAGACGTGGCAATGTTGTAGCATTTGATAGCTCAGGCGATTGGAAAGGAACACCAAAAGAACTAACTGAGGCTGTGTTATCTGGACTATTACAAAATATTTGGGACGCAGGCACAACTCCAAAAGATGTATTCATTGGTGCTGATCTAAAGCCAGCTATTAACAAAATAGCAACTCGTCAATTTGGCAACGAGAAAAATATTAATTCAAGCGTTGTTAGCTTAGACACTGACTTTGGTAGGGTAAATTTTAGACTTCATCGCTTCTTAAGTCCTAAATACGGCTTGGGTGATTGTATCATCGCAGGAGATTTTGATTATATGAAAAATGGTCTATTAGTGCCAACTGAACTAAAAGACGTGACTACTTCAAAAACAGCTATCCAAAAGAGATACTATACAGAAAGTTGTATCGAAGTAAGAAACGCAGATGCATTTGCAATAGGCGTTGGCTTAAAGGCGTAA
- a CDS encoding gp53-like domain-containing protein, whose protein sequence is MVTIEELKLGNRTLEALKFLLSQITELETAISQINISEIKDANILTKQQIVTLQDVKAAVESINTELISKKTDFDEKKQNFDTNLSTFRNDKADFDEKKADFDSKNNTALSNFAFIASNVEKINKTSDLLAEAKSILETIKPIEQKAQTALETLANSQNKFTELDALKTTLLELKKSLEKISTNGLINDTSASATTTYSSVKIDSLLVAKLDASEKNKYVSLENGKIKSELLPDINATTLNGKSSDVFELKDESTSKYTALSQSISTLETSLNSGLNSLSNSLKDKIASNLKGVANGLATLDNSGKVPSSQLPKIDAYTKAESDGKFTQFSHFLSSNVQNGYTKLPNGLIIQWGVDTNVSQGENIKPTLFPIAFPTACLAMTVAHYGAGKEVSAMSYGAPTRTGAIFRHNWEYTPTAVAYIAIGY, encoded by the coding sequence ATGGTAACGATAGAGGAATTAAAACTCGGCAATAGAACGCTAGAAGCATTAAAATTCTTGCTCTCTCAAATAACTGAGCTAGAAACAGCAATAAGCCAAATAAATATAAGCGAAATAAAAGACGCAAATATTCTAACAAAACAACAAATAGTGACGCTACAAGATGTTAAAGCGGCAGTTGAAAGCATAAACACAGAGCTTATCTCTAAAAAAACAGATTTTGACGAGAAAAAACAAAATTTTGACACCAATCTTAGCACTTTTAGAAATGATAAGGCAGATTTCGATGAGAAAAAGGCAGATTTCGATAGTAAAAATAATACTGCACTAAGCAATTTTGCATTTATCGCCAGCAATGTAGAAAAAATTAATAAAACAAGCGATCTATTAGCTGAGGCAAAATCTATTTTAGAAACAATCAAGCCAATAGAGCAAAAGGCTCAAACAGCGCTTGAAACATTGGCTAATTCTCAAAACAAATTTACTGAATTAGATGCTTTAAAAACAACACTGCTTGAGCTAAAAAAATCCCTTGAAAAAATAAGCACAAACGGACTAATAAACGACACTAGTGCAAGCGCAACAACAACTTATTCAAGCGTAAAAATTGATAGCTTGCTTGTAGCAAAATTAGATGCTAGTGAGAAAAACAAATATGTTTCACTAGAAAATGGCAAGATAAAATCAGAGCTACTACCTGATATAAATGCCACCACACTTAATGGTAAGAGTAGTGATGTCTTCGAGCTAAAAGATGAAAGCACAAGCAAGTATACCGCTTTATCTCAAAGCATAAGTACACTAGAGACCTCTTTAAATAGCGGGCTAAATAGCCTTTCAAATAGTCTAAAGGATAAAATAGCAAGTAACTTAAAAGGAGTGGCTAATGGGCTGGCTACATTAGATAATAGTGGTAAAGTCCCAAGTAGTCAGCTTCCAAAAATAGACGCATACACAAAAGCAGAGAGCGATGGGAAATTTACGCAGTTTTCACACTTTCTAAGCTCCAACGTACAAAACGGATATACAAAACTACCAAACGGACTGATTATTCAGTGGGGAGTTGATACAAACGTTTCGCAAGGCGAAAACATAAAGCCTACACTGTTTCCTATCGCGTTTCCTACCGCCTGCCTTGCTATGACGGTAGCACACTATGGAGCTGGAAAAGAAGTAAGCGCGATGAGTTACGGAGCGCCGACAAGGACTGGAGCTATATTTCGCCACAACTGGGAATACACGCCTACGGCGGTAGCATACATAGCTATTGGATACTAA
- a CDS encoding phage holin family protein, with protein sequence MDDLINKVGIYFWVIVVGFLGGALGSINNKEQTINRGRKVVNFIVGTISSGFICWIFFEITSFFTNNNDRFSLAVGGFFAWRGTAWICAIVDKAIDKKIESFGSGGYDDFSTKPPRDLNF encoded by the coding sequence ATGGACGATCTTATAAACAAAGTAGGTATTTATTTTTGGGTTATAGTAGTTGGCTTTTTGGGTGGAGCGCTAGGGTCTATAAACAACAAAGAACAAACCATAAATAGAGGGCGTAAAGTAGTAAATTTTATAGTTGGCACTATTAGCTCAGGTTTTATTTGCTGGATATTCTTTGAAATAACATCATTTTTTACAAATAATAATGATCGCTTTAGTCTTGCAGTAGGTGGCTTTTTTGCTTGGCGTGGCACAGCTTGGATATGTGCAATAGTTGATAAAGCGATTGATAAAAAAATAGAGAGCTTTGGCAGTGGCGGCTATGATGATTTTTCTACAAAACCGCCAAGAGATTTAAATTTTTAA
- a CDS encoding putative peptidoglycan-binding domain-containing protein, producing MKNFTNAFYTLMSLEFNSPKDALHKNPNEKGLTFMGIYEAAHPNWQGWGQVRAAINAYGDLEKASVALYNDDALIEKVKIFYKKEFWDKMRLDEVDSELKACELFIFGANVDTAPAVRVLQRLLGVVVDGIMGAQTLKALNNYNEQAFDVDFDRAEIAYYRNLVKVKPAYYIYERGWINRARKI from the coding sequence ATGAAAAATTTTACTAATGCATTTTATACATTAATGAGCCTAGAGTTTAACAGCCCTAAAGACGCACTACACAAAAACCCAAACGAAAAAGGCTTAACTTTTATGGGTATTTATGAAGCTGCTCACCCAAATTGGCAAGGCTGGGGGCAAGTGCGGGCAGCGATCAACGCATACGGCGATCTTGAAAAGGCTAGCGTCGCCCTATATAATGATGACGCATTAATCGAAAAAGTAAAAATATTTTATAAAAAAGAATTTTGGGACAAAATGAGGCTTGATGAGGTAGATAGTGAATTAAAAGCGTGTGAGCTTTTCATTTTTGGTGCAAACGTAGATACAGCACCAGCAGTTAGGGTTTTACAAAGGCTTTTAGGTGTGGTGGTGGATGGCATTATGGGTGCCCAGACTCTTAAAGCGTTAAACAACTATAATGAACAAGCCTTTGATGTTGATTTTGATAGAGCAGAGATCGCCTATTATAGAAATTTAGTGAAAGTAAAACCAGCATATTATATTTATGAAAGAGGCTGGATTAATAGAGCAAGGAAAATATAA
- a CDS encoding class I SAM-dependent methyltransferase, with translation MILPSNYDEIDFDALYKAQKARSSFGKKFAEDWDKKAPSFNEGVMKSAYAREFIDKVDFTGVSTLLDFACGSGALSVLAAERADKIYSYDFSPKMLEFARENAKIYGAKNVKFAQKAFEDDWSDVPECDAVLASRCLEVDDLKAALNKLLSKTKKLLYITFKVGGSFVEDEILDAIGRKVEQKPDFVYLLNILFQMGYLPSLSYIKAKCHAGPETSAQELIQKTRWGLGGELSETEEARLAEYFSSGKYKPKQEFMDWAFITVHKANRI, from the coding sequence ATGATTTTACCTTCAAACTACGACGAGATCGACTTTGACGCGCTTTATAAGGCGCAAAAGGCAAGAAGCTCGTTTGGCAAAAAATTTGCCGAGGACTGGGACAAAAAGGCACCCAGCTTCAACGAGGGCGTGATGAAAAGCGCCTACGCGCGAGAATTTATAGATAAAGTTGATTTTACGGGCGTCTCTACGCTGCTTGATTTTGCGTGTGGATCGGGTGCATTAAGCGTGCTGGCGGCGGAAAGGGCGGATAAAATTTACAGCTACGACTTTTCGCCTAAGATGCTAGAGTTTGCCCGCGAGAACGCTAAAATTTACGGCGCTAAAAACGTTAAATTTGCGCAAAAAGCTTTCGAGGACGACTGGTCGGACGTGCCTGAGTGCGACGCGGTTTTGGCCTCGCGCTGCCTTGAGGTGGACGATCTAAAAGCTGCGCTTAATAAGCTTCTTTCAAAGACCAAAAAATTGCTTTACATCACGTTTAAGGTCGGCGGCAGCTTCGTGGAGGATGAAATTTTGGATGCGATAGGGCGCAAGGTGGAGCAAAAGCCAGACTTCGTCTATCTTCTAAACATCTTGTTTCAAATGGGCTATTTGCCAAGCCTTAGCTACATAAAAGCTAAGTGCCATGCGGGTCCTGAAACAAGCGCACAGGAGCTCATACAAAAGACGCGCTGGGGGCTTGGCGGCGAGCTAAGCGAAACTGAGGAGGCGCGGCTGGCGGAGTATTTTAGCAGCGGCAAATACAAGCCGAAACAAGAATTTATGGACTGGGCGTTTATAACTGTCCATAAGGCAAATAGAATTTAA
- a CDS encoding ABC transporter ATP-binding protein, which translates to MLKDISFDIATGDTLSILGANGSGKSTLLRIMLGFLKFEGEVLIAGKSVRDYGKKGLASLVAYVPQTHASSYDYSVFDVALMGALCRTPLFSSFSTADKKLAEQALEKMGIAHLKNAPYTKVSGGERQLAYIARTLVQGAKVIFMDEPTNGLDFGNQIKLLEMIKALGDEGYTFVQTTHYPRHAKFVSNLTLFIKDGEILAFGRSEQLINAQNIDKIYGINYEKYEDRL; encoded by the coding sequence GTGCTAAAGGACATCAGCTTTGACATTGCGACGGGCGATACGCTAAGCATCTTAGGCGCCAACGGTAGCGGCAAAAGCACCCTGCTTCGAATAATGCTCGGATTTTTAAAATTTGAAGGCGAGGTGCTAATCGCAGGCAAAAGCGTGCGCGACTACGGTAAAAAGGGACTCGCCTCACTCGTCGCCTATGTGCCGCAGACGCATGCGTCCTCATACGACTACAGCGTCTTTGATGTCGCGCTGATGGGTGCTTTGTGCAGGACGCCGCTATTTTCTAGCTTTAGCACGGCGGATAAAAAGCTAGCCGAACAGGCGCTAGAAAAGATGGGTATCGCGCATCTAAAAAACGCGCCCTACACAAAGGTTAGCGGCGGCGAGCGGCAGCTGGCGTACATCGCGCGCACGCTGGTTCAGGGCGCGAAAGTGATCTTTATGGACGAGCCTACAAACGGGCTGGATTTTGGCAATCAGATCAAACTGCTCGAGATGATAAAAGCGCTGGGAGATGAGGGCTATACCTTCGTGCAGACGACGCACTATCCGCGGCATGCGAAGTTCGTTTCAAATTTAACGCTATTTATAAAAGACGGCGAAATTTTAGCCTTCGGGCGCAGCGAGCAGCTCATAAACGCCCAAAATATTGATAAAATTTACGGTATAAACTATGAAAAATACGAGGATAGATTATGA
- a CDS encoding FecCD family ABC transporter permease: MLALSGKYLNALSLGEEEAKSLGVNVARVKIFIILVATFVSALSVTIAGIIGWIGLIVPHIARFTFGADNRAVLASSAMIGAIFLLFCDSFSRLIFTFEIPIGVVTSLFGIPMFIIVLRRAKRSF, encoded by the coding sequence CTGCTAGCGCTTAGCGGCAAATATCTAAACGCGCTAAGCCTTGGCGAAGAGGAGGCAAAGAGCCTGGGCGTAAACGTGGCGCGAGTTAAAATTTTCATCATCCTCGTCGCGACCTTCGTTAGCGCGCTTAGCGTGACGATTGCGGGCATCATTGGCTGGATCGGACTTATCGTGCCGCACATCGCGCGCTTTACATTTGGTGCCGACAACCGCGCGGTTCTGGCTAGCTCGGCGATGATCGGCGCGATATTTCTGCTCTTTTGCGACAGCTTCTCGCGGCTCATTTTTACCTTTGAGATCCCTATCGGCGTCGTCACATCGCTATTTGGCATTCCGATGTTTATCATCGTGCTGCGCCGCGCCAAGAGGAGCTTTTGA
- a CDS encoding molybdopterin biosynthesis protein MoeB: MMQNFNEKNEFKYGKFNYEKAHQIAQNCAKFKLDNDEEEMVCRGERSCYDCAFRRWSKDSFICMARASKD; this comes from the coding sequence ATGATGCAAAATTTCAATGAGAAAAATGAGTTTAAATACGGCAAATTTAACTACGAAAAAGCTCATCAAATAGCCCAAAACTGCGCTAAATTTAAGCTAGATAATGACGAAGAAGAGATGGTTTGTAGAGGTGAGAGAAGCTGCTATGACTGCGCGTTTAGACGCTGGAGCAAAGATAGCTTCATCTGCATGGCACGAGCCAGCAAAGACTGA
- a CDS encoding chemotaxis protein, which translates to MLKAEVIYKFCIVCVLACGICLLAFTGLNFAMGEYNEWMMSAHKFAGILIFCAAILHVFNRRRKLVKLINEMIDVTTHRKNPTICNMDRIIASLEPYSISEISRMLGFDEVQFCKSLRENGVKFNDANQTLRQIARLNDEKIFFVLVLIVEAKFGKRFCGELKYKRGGKLKDKKMVA; encoded by the coding sequence TTGCTTAAAGCGGAAGTGATATATAAATTTTGTATCGTCTGTGTTCTTGCCTGTGGGATCTGCCTGCTTGCATTTACTGGGCTAAATTTCGCCATGGGCGAGTATAATGAGTGGATGATGAGCGCGCACAAATTTGCAGGGATTTTGATATTTTGCGCAGCGATCTTACACGTCTTTAACCGCAGAAGAAAGCTAGTAAAGCTCATAAATGAGATGATCGATGTCACCACGCACCGCAAAAATCCAACGATCTGCAACATGGACCGCATCATAGCCTCGCTTGAGCCTTACAGCATCAGTGAAATTTCACGCATGCTTGGCTTTGATGAGGTCCAGTTTTGCAAGAGCTTGCGAGAAAATGGGGTTAAATTTAATGATGCTAACCAAACTCTACGCCAGATCGCACGGCTAAATGATGAGAAGATATTTTTCGTGCTCGTTCTCATCGTTGAAGCCAAATTTGGCAAGAGATTTTGCGGTGAGCTAAAGTATAAACGTGGCGGAAAACTTAAAGATAAAAAAATGGTCGCGTAG
- a CDS encoding TonB-dependent siderophore receptor: MQPQIFASQSDKILEAIDVVESERRDDANYFAKELVKSTTRLNLTSRQTPQSLTVLTEARLKDQGIKDYQVLLRNTPGITLNKMDERVYPTARGFEIDYCLLDSMPSLGSFSLATNDMSLLPYERVEVVKGANGLLAGAGNPAASLNFIRKRADLKELKGNFGVSAGSYDRYGVNGDVQTPVNESGSVRARLSFMHEKSHSYMDYYNRKNSAIYGVVDSDIGDSSWLSLGAFYQELKRHGVRWGGMPAFYTDGSRTNFSKNEIFSQPWTRWDIKTLDFYADFKHYFENEASLNLSYSFRRANTDSNLLYYGGAVNLDGTGNINDLSVYANKREENIHNVDAYANIPYELANLSHEFVFGAMYNNYKKSSDKVSSYWLQKTTPAGLAYTARSRIDFKNLHLDDPKFPYEDQNNKDKTIQKAFYASNKFSLTDELKLLLGARVSYYKYEIEGGKDNRNFTNEITPYLGVTYYITANHTLYASYTSIFKPQNVKGANDKYLDPIQGKDYEVGIKGEYFDGALQASLGVFKIVQDKLGIDTGKINPATNAYIYESSKGVTSKGVELDLNGEIAKGLSLSFGATHFNAKDAKGEKYATDSSRSTANLFAKYEIRDFRVGAGAMYKSKIYTGKGAREITQKGYTLANLMLGYKFAKNFDVQLNIDNLFNKKYYEGIGPTKMVYGDPRTFNLSFNYKF, from the coding sequence ATGCAACCTCAAATTTTTGCTAGCCAAAGCGATAAAATTTTAGAGGCAATCGATGTCGTAGAAAGCGAGCGAAGAGACGATGCAAACTACTTTGCAAAAGAGCTTGTAAAGAGCACAACTAGGCTAAATTTAACCTCTCGTCAAACGCCCCAGTCGCTAACTGTGCTAACAGAGGCTAGGCTAAAAGATCAAGGCATCAAGGACTATCAGGTGCTTCTTAGAAATACCCCTGGCATTACGCTAAATAAAATGGATGAGCGCGTATATCCGACAGCCCGTGGCTTTGAGATAGATTATTGCTTGCTTGATTCGATGCCTAGCCTTGGTAGCTTTAGTCTTGCTACAAATGATATGAGCTTGCTACCTTATGAGAGAGTTGAGGTGGTAAAAGGGGCAAATGGCCTACTTGCAGGTGCTGGAAATCCAGCTGCAAGCTTAAATTTCATAAGAAAAAGGGCGGACTTAAAAGAGCTAAAAGGGAATTTTGGTGTAAGCGCTGGATCATACGATAGATACGGCGTAAATGGTGATGTGCAAACGCCAGTAAATGAGAGTGGAAGCGTTAGAGCAAGACTCTCTTTTATGCATGAGAAGTCGCACTCTTATATGGATTATTACAACCGCAAAAATAGCGCGATTTACGGTGTCGTAGATAGCGATATAGGCGATAGCTCATGGCTTAGCCTTGGTGCATTTTATCAAGAGCTAAAACGCCACGGGGTTAGATGGGGTGGCATGCCAGCATTTTATACAGATGGCTCTAGGACAAATTTTAGTAAAAATGAAATCTTCTCTCAGCCTTGGACGAGGTGGGATATAAAAACACTTGATTTTTACGCTGATTTTAAGCACTACTTTGAAAATGAAGCGAGTTTAAATTTAAGCTACTCGTTTAGACGAGCAAACACTGACTCAAATCTACTTTACTACGGCGGAGCGGTAAATTTAGACGGTACTGGCAATATAAACGATCTTAGCGTTTATGCAAACAAAAGAGAGGAGAATATCCACAACGTAGATGCATACGCAAATATCCCTTACGAGCTAGCAAATTTATCTCATGAGTTTGTCTTTGGTGCTATGTATAACAACTACAAAAAAAGTAGCGATAAGGTAAGTAGCTACTGGCTGCAAAAGACCACGCCAGCTGGACTTGCTTATACAGCTAGAAGCAGGATAGATTTTAAAAATTTACACCTCGATGATCCAAAATTCCCTTACGAAGATCAAAATAACAAAGACAAAACGATACAAAAGGCATTTTATGCGTCAAATAAATTTTCACTTACTGATGAGCTAAAGCTCTTGCTTGGAGCTAGGGTGAGCTACTACAAATACGAGATAGAGGGTGGTAAAGACAATAGAAATTTCACAAATGAGATCACGCCATATCTTGGCGTCACTTACTACATCACAGCAAACCACACTCTATATGCTAGCTACACGAGTATATTTAAACCTCAAAACGTAAAGGGCGCAAATGACAAGTATCTTGATCCGATCCAAGGCAAGGACTATGAAGTGGGCATCAAAGGCGAGTATTTTGACGGGGCGCTTCAAGCAAGTCTTGGCGTATTTAAGATCGTGCAAGACAAGCTTGGCATAGATACTGGCAAAATAAATCCAGCGACAAATGCCTACATATATGAATCTAGCAAAGGCGTGACAAGTAAGGGTGTCGAGCTAGATCTAAATGGCGAGATCGCCAAAGGCTTAAGTCTAAGCTTTGGTGCAACGCACTTTAACGCAAAAGATGCCAAAGGCGAGAAATATGCCACCGACTCATCAAGAAGCACGGCAAATTTATTTGCAAAGTATGAGATCAGAGACTTTAGAGTAGGAGCTGGCGCTATGTATAAGAGTAAAATTTACACTGGCAAAGGCGCAAGAGAGATCACTCAAAAGGGCTATACTTTGGCTAATTTAATGCTTGGTTATAAATTTGCTAAAAACTTTGACGTACAGCTAAATATTGATAATCTCTTTAACAAAAAATACTACGAGGGCATCGGTCCAACCAAGATGGTTTATGGTGATCCACGCACATTTAATCTCAGTTTTAACTATAAGTTTTAG
- a CDS encoding tetratricopeptide repeat protein, whose translation MKKSILFLAFALISLNANWDINMQECINKSNIEACESFAKKLSSECENKDKISCFIYADMLGRGLAAEKDTQKSFEIFKSLCDDGSSEACYELATKYLQGNGTEQSFDLSANALNKACKMGSKRACNVLELVPKN comes from the coding sequence ATGAAAAAATCCATTTTATTTTTAGCATTTGCTCTTATATCTTTGAATGCAAACTGGGATATAAATATGCAAGAGTGTATTAATAAAAGCAATATTGAAGCTTGCGAGAGTTTTGCTAAAAAGCTTTCAAGTGAGTGTGAGAATAAAGATAAAATTTCTTGCTTTATCTATGCAGATATGCTAGGACGCGGCCTTGCCGCAGAAAAAGATACGCAAAAATCTTTTGAGATATTTAAATCGCTCTGTGACGATGGTAGTAGTGAAGCTTGCTATGAGCTAGCGACAAAGTATCTTCAAGGAAATGGCACTGAGCAAAGCTTTGATCTTTCTGCAAATGCTCTTAATAAAGCTTGCAAGATGGGCAGTAAGCGAGCTTGCAATGTATTAGAGCTTGTACCTAAAAATTAG
- a CDS encoding ABC transporter permease codes for MNNLFLIAKLDVKESFRSRWFVIYAALFSALMIGFLFSGVTDSRVLGFSGLTRALLLFIQICVIIVPIFILISTVRSINQDRDTNLLEYILSFPLSLREYYFGKALGRTFVVFVPLLFALLLCVIVGFIKGVAIPWSVLTLYFGLLFSLSIIFLSLGFFISSVIKNQETGQGVAFLLWLIMLAFIDLALIGLLMRSSVDEYVIYAIAILNPIELFRIAALSLFDPNLAVIGTASYFILSTFPKATFVAYAIIYPLLLGIILLVCGYFAFSKKDLV; via the coding sequence GTGAATAATCTTTTTTTAATAGCAAAGCTTGATGTAAAAGAGTCTTTTCGCTCAAGATGGTTTGTGATATATGCTGCGCTTTTTTCTGCTTTGATGATAGGATTTTTATTTAGCGGTGTGACTGACTCACGTGTGCTTGGCTTTTCTGGGCTTACTAGAGCACTACTTTTGTTTATTCAAATTTGCGTCATCATTGTGCCTATTTTTATTCTCATCTCAACCGTAAGAAGCATAAATCAAGATAGAGATACAAATTTGCTTGAATACATCCTTAGCTTCCCACTAAGCCTTAGAGAGTATTACTTTGGCAAGGCACTGGGCCGTACATTTGTTGTTTTTGTACCACTTTTGTTTGCTCTTTTGCTTTGCGTGATCGTCGGTTTTATAAAAGGTGTTGCGATACCTTGGAGTGTATTAACGCTTTATTTTGGGCTACTTTTTAGCTTAAGTATCATTTTTCTATCGCTTGGATTTTTTATCTCAAGCGTGATTAAAAATCAAGAGACAGGCCAAGGCGTGGCGTTTTTACTTTGGCTTATAATGCTTGCATTTATCGATCTAGCATTAATTGGACTTCTTATGCGAAGTTCAGTCGATGAGTACGTTATTTACGCTATTGCTATACTAAATCCGATAGAGCTTTTCAGGATAGCAGCACTTAGTCTTTTTGATCCAAATTTAGCAGTTATCGGTACTGCATCTTATTTTATTTTAAGCACCTTTCCAAAGGCGACATTTGTAGCTTATGCGATTATTTATCCGCTCTTATTAGGCATTATTTTGCTAGTTTGTGGCTATTTTGCCTTTAGCAAAAAAGATTTGGTTTGA
- a CDS encoding ABC transporter ATP-binding protein, which yields MIDIKEVTKIFGSQKILDGVSLNVKSGEKIAILGQNGAGKSSLMRIILGEFIPNSGSIAINGVNTLKDRKGALKFISFVPQTPPPLKFNLRELCEFVCKSSNVKFEDIEKFSKLLELDLHANLNKPFYKLSGGMKQKMLIAIAFAKDSEILMFDEPTANLDVKARLSFKNLLDNFTQNKTLVFISHRIDEIANLLDRCVYMDLGKIIKEENLRSKSE from the coding sequence TTGATAGATATAAAAGAAGTAACGAAAATTTTTGGCTCGCAAAAGATACTTGATGGTGTTAGCCTAAATGTAAAATCTGGCGAAAAAATAGCAATACTTGGACAAAATGGAGCTGGCAAAAGCTCGCTCATGCGTATCATTTTAGGCGAGTTTATCCCAAATAGTGGAAGTATCGCGATAAATGGCGTAAATACTCTAAAAGATAGAAAAGGGGCTTTGAAATTTATCTCATTTGTGCCACAAACCCCACCACCGCTTAAATTTAATCTACGCGAGCTTTGTGAGTTTGTTTGTAAAAGCTCAAATGTCAAATTTGAAGATATTGAGAAATTTAGCAAACTTTTGGAGCTTGATCTGCATGCAAATTTAAATAAACCATTTTATAAGCTCTCTGGTGGCATGAAACAAAAGATGCTAATAGCCATCGCATTTGCTAAGGATAGTGAAATTTTGATGTTTGATGAGCCAACGGCAAATCTTGACGTGAAAGCAAGGCTTTCTTTTAAAAATTTACTTGATAACTTCACGCAAAACAAAACACTTGTTTTTATTTCGCACCGTATTGATGAGATAGCAAATTTATTAGATAGATGCGTCTATATGGACCTTGGTAAGATCATCAAAGAAGAAAATTTAAGGAGCAAGAGTGAATAA